cactagcacgatcccaagatccctgaaaaggaatctagaaaaactagacgctgaagtagctccaggactcatgcagaagagtgtgatcctagaaacggcgcacatagtaagaaaagtgatggactcctaaggaggcagaatgcaacccggaaccctacactataaataccacccagtcgaattggacgactgtgatagagcaaaaaaaaaaaaaaaaaaataataataataataatagtaataataataataatgtcttattgaaacttattgctgcttcagcactgttgtgaagcagcaataactttcaataagacttttttaaaagagggtctactacccagataataatgataataataaactagggaaaataataattattatgaagacGTGTTAATTCATGGGAAATATGGCGGTGACTGTAATAAACTAAcgatataacaaatatacagataGTATATGCTTCAGATATGATTTGCGTCCAAGGTATCAAAACTAAATAACATAAGATTGTTGCATTTCATTAAGTAATTCCTCTATAAATATACTCGTGGACTTTTTTCAAACACTCCGGTGTTTTCTTTAGTCTTAGATTGCACATTGTCGAAATTAGGGGACAGCAGTaactataagaaaatatatgaCTCAACAAATATTGATTAATGTTATTATAAATATGTTAATTTTACTTGTTCACTTCTAATTCCATCTCCTGCGCCTTTCACCAGTACGAAGACGCAAAGACTCTTGTGGACCCGTCATCCAGACTGACTTTCTTAGACCTGGGAACCAACGACACTACCCTAGGCCAACTCACCATACGCCTCTCCCCCGACACCAAAGGTGCCCAGCAATTCGCTCTGCTTTGCTCAGGTGAAAAGGGAATATCGTACGCAAACACGAAGTTATTCCAGGTTCTCCACAGGGGGAAAAAATGGGAGTACGTTGGAGGAGGAGACTACGAATGCAACAACGGTGATGGCGGGAAGGCGTTGCTGCCGGATCTGGAACTGGGACCTGAGTACGAGAGGCCATGGGTGGCAGGCACTGTGAGGGGATTCTGGGGGCTAACGTCTACCGTCAGTGCCCAGTTTTTCATCTGTACCAGAGATCATTTGGTTGGTGTGTGCAGTCCAGCTTTCGGAATTGCAGAAGAAGGGTTGGATGTGCTGAGAAACGCTGTTCGGTTGTACCCTGATATTACGCAAGTCTACGTTCAAGACTGTGGAATCATCCTGAGTACTtagctaatttttattttttaacatatattttcatagagtAACATTTTTCTAGCATGTCATAGGTAAACAACATCCATGCCAGTAGAATAATGAGTACTTTTAAAGTGTTTTCTCATTCCCATATAATCGCACGCCTTTTGTACCaactttgatatttatttatatatatatatattagatattatatatatctatatatcctattaacac
The DNA window shown above is from Macrobrachium nipponense isolate FS-2020 chromosome 30, ASM1510439v2, whole genome shotgun sequence and carries:
- the LOC135202204 gene encoding uncharacterized protein LOC135202204, which encodes MSSGHGFPRRITVEELLEMGDTLRQKIERNGVYCAHQIAGEARYGRMSLKDEKLCIHRMETRQIPEDVSVLNYEDAKTLVDPSSRLTFLDLGTNDTTLGQLTIRLSPDTKGAQQFALLCSGEKGISYANTKLFQVLHRGKKWEYVGGGDYECNNGDGGKALLPDLELGPEYERPWVAGTVRGFWGLTSTVSAQFFICTRDHLVGVCSPAFGIAEEGLDVLRNAVRLYPDITQVYVQDCGIILST